One genomic region from Mesorhizobium terrae encodes:
- a CDS encoding VOC family protein, translating to MLTQIKGLHHVTSMAADARQNNDFFTHKLGLRRVKQTVNFDAPDVYHLYYADEFGTPGSVMTYFPFPNIGSGRHGVGEVGTTAFSVPEGTLPFWEKHFSEHGVTVEGREEKFGEKRLKFFGPDGDGFALVEDKADNRAPWLKGGVPGDEAIRGFHSVSLRLKDGGATEELLKFMGYQEVDRSGNISRLAVKNGNGADVVDIESLPGASFAGLGAGSVHHVAFAVENRAKQLEVRKALMDTGYQVTPVIDRDYFWAIYFRTPGGVLFEVATNEPGFDRDEDTAHLGEALKLPMQHQHLRSYLEKHLQPLDN from the coding sequence ATGCTCACCCAGATCAAGGGCCTGCATCACGTCACCTCAATGGCGGCGGATGCGCGCCAGAACAACGATTTCTTCACCCACAAGCTTGGCCTGCGCAGGGTCAAGCAGACCGTAAACTTCGACGCGCCCGATGTTTATCATCTCTACTACGCCGACGAATTCGGTACGCCGGGTTCCGTAATGACCTATTTCCCGTTCCCGAACATCGGTTCCGGCAGGCACGGCGTTGGCGAAGTCGGCACCACGGCTTTCTCGGTGCCGGAGGGCACGCTTCCCTTCTGGGAAAAGCACTTTTCGGAACATGGCGTGACCGTGGAAGGACGCGAGGAAAAGTTTGGCGAGAAACGGCTCAAATTCTTTGGTCCCGACGGCGACGGGTTTGCGCTGGTCGAGGACAAGGCCGACAACCGTGCACCCTGGCTGAAGGGTGGTGTCCCCGGCGACGAGGCTATCCGCGGGTTCCATTCGGTGTCGCTGCGCCTGAAGGACGGCGGTGCAACGGAGGAGCTCCTGAAGTTCATGGGCTACCAGGAAGTGGACCGCTCCGGCAATATCAGCCGGTTGGCGGTAAAGAATGGCAATGGTGCGGATGTCGTAGACATCGAGTCCTTGCCCGGTGCTTCCTTTGCGGGTCTGGGCGCGGGTTCCGTGCACCACGTCGCCTTCGCGGTCGAGAACCGTGCCAAACAGCTGGAAGTGCGCAAGGCGCTGATGGACACCGGTTATCAGGTGACGCCGGTGATCGATCGCGACTATTTCTGGGCGATATACTTCCGCACGCCGGGTGGCGTGTTGTTCGAAGTGGCGACCAACGAGCCGGGCTTCGACCGGGATGAGGATACGGCCCATCTTGGCGAAGCGCTGAAACTGCCAATGCAGCACCAGCATCTGCGTTCCTATCTGGAAAAGCATTTGCAGCCGCTGGACAACTGA
- a CDS encoding alpha/beta hydrolase, with translation MSNDPYIHRTLPGSAGGPMLFVFHGTGGDEQQLLSLGRELLPTATIVSPRGDVSELGAARFFRRTGEGVYDMDDLARATAKMAGFIEEQIEATKPSVIFGLGYSNGANILASVVFTQPKLFNGVVLMHPLIPFEPKVSGDLTGSRILITAGRRDPICPPNLTNRLDAYLRAAGADATVEWHEGGHEVRPNEIEAAKRFLSLEPAKGA, from the coding sequence ATGTCGAACGATCCCTATATTCACCGGACATTGCCGGGTTCTGCCGGTGGTCCCATGCTGTTCGTGTTCCACGGGACCGGCGGAGACGAGCAGCAACTTCTGTCGCTCGGTCGAGAGCTGCTGCCGACGGCGACGATCGTTTCGCCGCGCGGCGATGTCTCGGAGCTTGGGGCCGCGCGTTTCTTCCGACGCACCGGCGAAGGCGTCTACGATATGGATGATCTGGCGCGAGCAACGGCCAAGATGGCCGGCTTCATTGAAGAGCAAATCGAAGCGACAAAGCCATCGGTAATTTTTGGGCTGGGCTATTCCAATGGCGCCAATATCCTGGCGTCGGTGGTCTTCACACAACCCAAGCTGTTCAACGGCGTTGTGCTCATGCATCCGCTGATCCCGTTCGAGCCGAAGGTTTCGGGCGATCTGACCGGGAGCCGTATCCTCATCACGGCTGGTCGGCGCGATCCGATTTGCCCGCCGAATCTCACCAATCGGCTCGATGCCTATTTGCGCGCGGCCGGTGCCGATGCCACAGTGGAGTGGCATGAAGGCGGTCACGAGGTGCGGCCGAATGAAATCGAAGCGGCGAAACGGTTCCTGTCCCTTGAACCGGCGAAAGGAGCTTAA
- a CDS encoding DUF883 family protein, with protein MAKPVNKTAETPKSTTELEADIRRLQADIEKLTRQLAEAGEQHIGAAKRAAAEGVEQLRQKGEAAMESLSGNARDIEAQVVASVREKPMTALAVAVGIGFLFALLSRR; from the coding sequence ATGGCCAAGCCTGTAAACAAGACTGCCGAGACACCCAAATCCACGACCGAACTCGAAGCCGATATCCGTCGACTGCAAGCCGATATCGAAAAGCTGACCAGGCAACTGGCAGAGGCGGGCGAGCAGCACATCGGCGCAGCGAAGCGCGCCGCCGCTGAAGGTGTCGAGCAGTTGCGCCAGAAGGGTGAAGCCGCGATGGAGAGTTTGAGCGGCAACGCGCGCGATATCGAAGCGCAGGTGGTTGCCAGCGTTCGCGAGAAGCCCATGACGGCGCTCGCTGTCGCGGTCGGCATTGGCTTCCTGTTCGCGCTGCTGTCGCGGCGCTGA
- a CDS encoding GNAT family N-acetyltransferase produces MAEQLPEIELEDRGSKGRYFLRGPNGAEAEMTFTRIGEHKFIIDHTEVPDAFRGQGAGLRLVTRAVEDARASGKKIIPLCPFAAAQFRRHAEWHDVLAS; encoded by the coding sequence ATGGCCGAACAATTGCCCGAAATCGAGCTGGAGGACCGCGGTTCAAAGGGGCGCTATTTCCTGCGCGGCCCAAATGGGGCGGAAGCTGAGATGACTTTCACCCGGATCGGCGAGCATAAATTCATTATAGACCACACCGAGGTGCCGGATGCATTTCGTGGACAGGGCGCTGGCCTGAGGCTGGTCACACGCGCCGTCGAGGACGCCAGGGCATCAGGCAAGAAGATCATTCCGCTTTGCCCCTTCGCTGCCGCTCAGTTTCGGCGGCATGCGGAATGGCATGACGTGTTGGCAAGCTGA
- a CDS encoding NrsF family protein, protein MKTNELIKALNADSKMTAMPSHSVWRVALMIAVPVAAAVFFATIGPRPDFMLAAQTMRFLFKFVFTATLAVSAFLALRALSMPGIATGRVTRWLLAAPLLMAAAIAVELFLVPSGDWGRRLIGTNWAICLTFIPLIGLGPLAVFIAALKHAAPTRPVLTGAVAGILAGGLAATFYAAHCTDDSPLFVATWYTLAIAALSGLGSLIGRFYLRW, encoded by the coding sequence ATGAAGACGAACGAACTCATAAAAGCGCTCAACGCAGACTCCAAAATGACGGCGATGCCGTCCCACTCGGTCTGGCGCGTGGCGCTTATGATTGCCGTACCTGTCGCGGCTGCGGTGTTCTTCGCCACAATCGGTCCGCGCCCGGACTTCATGCTCGCCGCGCAAACCATGCGTTTCCTGTTCAAGTTTGTTTTCACGGCTACCTTGGCTGTGTCGGCCTTCCTGGCATTGCGAGCACTTTCCATGCCCGGGATCGCCACCGGCCGGGTCACGCGATGGCTGCTGGCGGCGCCGTTGTTGATGGCTGCGGCGATCGCGGTCGAATTGTTCCTGGTGCCGTCTGGCGATTGGGGCCGACGGCTGATCGGCACCAACTGGGCAATTTGCCTTACCTTCATTCCACTGATTGGCTTGGGACCACTGGCCGTTTTCATCGCTGCGCTGAAGCATGCGGCGCCGACCCGGCCGGTTCTGACGGGCGCTGTCGCGGGGATCCTTGCTGGCGGTCTTGCGGCCACTTTCTACGCGGCGCATTGCACCGACGACTCTCCGCTTTTTGTCGCAACCTGGTATACTTTGGCTATTGCCGCGCTGTCGGGGTTGGGCTCTTTGATCGGCCGATTCTACCTACGTTGGTGA
- a CDS encoding diguanylate cyclase domain-containing protein yields MVFNLGQTALALLLVDKFAGGLPVKARPSVRTFALILFLTGVVADSVTGLIFASFTYAAHGWPIFKTAWTFLSSNALGYALVLPLLLYGSKPALVLLAEPRALLRLMLVAASCVGLAYLALTYSRFPFALTMLPLMVFAPRLASLELALVCFLTGVACVAIAMTGLMPGLHSGIEVLSDGFQVSVAIIVSTPFLVGLSIEQMREDHARLAELETRWNFALVSAGQGVWDADIRNNKVQYSTIWKNLLGYEESELGNDPELWLKHVHPDDLDRVIAADLDHMQGKVPVYEVEFRMRHKSGRWIWMLDRGKAVAREPDGRVARAIGSMTDITERKEAEERLLVSATLLADEKERLRVMLQSIGDAVIGTDAENRITFMNPVAEKLTGATSIAALGKPLGFVYRAVDEESGRRLDEPHLADNRLERAEQNSRAVLVRSDGTRFSIRQVVSPILNENNEFGGSVIVFQDFTDARTLQRQLAHAATHDALTGLANRPSFIRTVEDLVAKSRRDASRYQLMFIDLDHFKPVNDTSGHAAGDALLRKVASAIKGALAPADIVARLGGDEFAVVLMSASHGVGEAAAIAILEAVSALEFIWDGQMHRVSSSIGLTQICAECGEANEIIAKADAACYAAKAAGRNCAFVALPGLSGNGVATPMTRVATGT; encoded by the coding sequence GTGGTCTTCAATCTAGGCCAAACGGCACTCGCGTTGCTGCTCGTCGACAAATTTGCCGGCGGCCTGCCAGTGAAGGCCAGGCCATCGGTCCGAACTTTCGCGCTCATCCTGTTTCTGACCGGCGTGGTCGCAGATAGCGTGACAGGGCTGATCTTTGCCTCGTTTACCTACGCGGCGCATGGCTGGCCAATCTTCAAGACGGCCTGGACGTTTCTGTCGAGCAATGCTCTGGGTTATGCACTAGTCCTGCCGCTGCTGCTTTATGGTTCAAAGCCGGCACTCGTCTTGCTGGCCGAGCCACGGGCGCTGCTGCGTTTGATGCTCGTTGCCGCGAGTTGTGTTGGCTTGGCCTACCTTGCGTTGACCTATAGCCGCTTTCCCTTCGCGCTGACGATGCTGCCGCTGATGGTGTTTGCACCACGGTTGGCTTCGCTTGAGCTCGCTCTCGTGTGTTTCCTGACGGGTGTGGCCTGCGTCGCGATCGCCATGACGGGTCTGATGCCGGGCCTGCATAGCGGCATCGAGGTCTTGAGCGACGGGTTCCAGGTTTCGGTTGCGATCATCGTCTCCACGCCTTTCCTCGTGGGATTGTCCATCGAGCAGATGCGCGAGGATCATGCGCGGCTGGCGGAGTTGGAGACGCGCTGGAATTTTGCGCTGGTCAGCGCGGGGCAAGGCGTCTGGGACGCCGACATACGCAACAACAAGGTGCAATATTCCACGATCTGGAAGAACCTTCTGGGTTACGAGGAGAGCGAGCTCGGCAACGATCCGGAGCTGTGGCTGAAGCATGTTCATCCCGACGATCTCGACCGTGTCATCGCGGCGGATCTGGACCACATGCAGGGTAAGGTGCCTGTCTACGAAGTCGAGTTCCGCATGCGCCACAAAAGCGGCCGCTGGATATGGATGCTCGATCGCGGCAAGGCGGTCGCACGCGAACCCGACGGACGCGTGGCACGCGCAATCGGCTCGATGACAGACATCACCGAACGCAAGGAAGCTGAAGAACGGCTGTTGGTTTCGGCGACGCTTCTCGCCGACGAGAAGGAACGGCTGCGCGTGATGCTGCAGTCGATCGGCGACGCGGTGATTGGTACCGATGCCGAGAACAGGATCACATTCATGAACCCGGTCGCGGAGAAGCTGACCGGGGCAACCAGCATTGCGGCGCTCGGCAAACCACTCGGTTTCGTCTACCGCGCGGTGGACGAGGAGAGCGGGCGCCGGCTGGACGAGCCGCATCTGGCCGACAACAGGCTGGAACGGGCCGAGCAGAACAGCCGGGCCGTTCTCGTTCGCAGCGATGGCACGCGTTTCAGTATCCGCCAGGTCGTGTCGCCGATCCTGAACGAGAACAACGAGTTTGGCGGCTCGGTCATCGTCTTCCAGGATTTCACGGATGCGCGAACGCTGCAGCGCCAACTTGCCCACGCGGCGACGCATGATGCGCTGACTGGGCTCGCCAACCGCCCGAGTTTCATCCGGACGGTCGAGGACCTTGTCGCCAAGTCGAGGAGGGATGCCTCGCGCTACCAACTGATGTTCATCGATCTCGACCATTTCAAGCCGGTCAACGACACCAGCGGGCACGCGGCGGGGGATGCGCTGTTGCGCAAGGTGGCCTCCGCGATCAAGGGGGCATTGGCGCCCGCCGATATTGTCGCGCGGCTGGGGGGCGACGAATTCGCCGTGGTGCTGATGTCGGCATCGCACGGGGTCGGCGAGGCCGCCGCTATAGCAATCCTCGAAGCCGTCAGCGCCCTGGAATTCATCTGGGATGGCCAGATGCACCGCGTCAGTTCGAGCATCGGACTGACCCAGATATGCGCCGAATGCGGCGAGGCCAACGAGATCATCGCGAAGGCCGATGCGGCCTGTTATGCGGCCAAGGCCGCAGGCCGCAACTGCGCTTTCGTGGCACTGCCCGGCTTGTCGGGGAACGGTGTCGCCACGCCGATGACACGCGTGGCGACCGGAACCTGA
- a CDS encoding 3-hydroxybutyryl-CoA dehydrogenase: protein MTGKIETIGIIGAGQMGGGIAHVSALAGYNVLLYDVSVDRIEKGIATISGNMARQVASGKLDEKERKGAVSRIGSAANMADLAAADLVIEAATEDETVKRKIYAQLCPQLNPTAVLATNTSSISITRLAAQTDRPERFIGIHFMNPVPVMKLVELVRGIATGDQTFELAKAYVKQLDKTITVSEDFPAFIVNRILLPMINEAIYTLYEGVGTVEAIDTAMKLGANHPMGPLQLADFIGLDTCLSIMQVLHDGLSDSKYRPCPLLVKYVEAGWLGRKAGRGFYDYRGEHPVPTR from the coding sequence ATGACCGGCAAGATCGAGACGATCGGCATCATCGGCGCGGGCCAGATGGGGGGCGGCATTGCCCACGTCTCCGCGTTGGCAGGCTACAACGTCCTGCTCTACGACGTCTCTGTCGACCGCATCGAAAAGGGCATCGCCACGATCAGCGGCAACATGGCACGCCAGGTCGCTTCCGGGAAACTGGACGAAAAGGAACGCAAGGGCGCAGTCTCGCGGATCGGTTCCGCCGCCAACATGGCCGATCTCGCCGCCGCCGACCTCGTCATTGAGGCAGCGACCGAGGACGAGACGGTCAAGCGCAAGATCTACGCGCAGCTCTGCCCGCAGCTCAACCCGACTGCAGTGCTCGCCACCAACACGTCCTCGATTTCAATCACGCGTCTGGCAGCCCAGACCGATCGCCCGGAGCGTTTCATCGGCATTCATTTCATGAATCCGGTGCCGGTGATGAAACTGGTCGAACTGGTGCGCGGCATCGCCACCGGGGACCAGACATTCGAGTTGGCCAAGGCCTATGTGAAGCAGCTCGACAAGACGATTACCGTCTCCGAGGATTTCCCGGCCTTCATCGTCAACCGTATCCTGCTGCCGATGATCAACGAGGCGATCTACACGCTCTATGAGGGTGTCGGTACCGTGGAAGCCATCGACACGGCGATGAAGCTCGGCGCCAATCATCCGATGGGCCCGCTGCAGCTTGCAGATTTCATCGGTCTCGATACCTGCCTGTCGATCATGCAGGTGCTGCATGACGGCCTGTCGGACTCCAAATATCGCCCCTGCCCGTTGCTGGTGAAATATGTCGAGGCTGGCTGGCTCGGCCGCAAGGCCGGGCGCGGCTTCTATGATTATCGCGGCGAACATCCGGTGCCGACGCGCTGA
- a CDS encoding sigma-70 family RNA polymerase sigma factor produces MGGKDETELARLMRAATAGNENAYAEFLQRAAAIVRGFARRKIVQGGVDPEDVVQETLLAIHLKRHTWRQDAPILPWIYAIARYKLVDAFRRRGRHIEVAIEDFAEMLAEPEQDTVSERDISRALDGLSAGQRSVVSSISVDGNSIGETATKLGMSETAVRVALHRGLSAIAKRFGRT; encoded by the coding sequence GTGGGCGGTAAGGATGAAACCGAGCTTGCCCGGCTGATGCGGGCGGCAACCGCAGGAAACGAGAACGCCTATGCCGAATTCCTGCAGAGGGCGGCCGCCATCGTTCGCGGCTTTGCCCGACGCAAGATCGTGCAGGGCGGAGTTGATCCCGAGGACGTCGTGCAAGAGACCTTGCTGGCCATTCATCTCAAGCGGCATACGTGGCGCCAGGACGCGCCCATCCTGCCGTGGATTTATGCCATTGCTCGCTACAAGCTGGTCGATGCGTTCCGCCGTCGCGGCCGACATATCGAGGTGGCGATCGAGGATTTTGCCGAGATGCTGGCCGAGCCGGAACAGGATACGGTCAGCGAGCGCGACATCAGCCGCGCGTTGGACGGCCTGTCAGCCGGGCAGCGCTCCGTCGTTTCGTCAATCTCGGTCGACGGCAATTCGATCGGAGAAACCGCAACGAAGCTTGGCATGAGCGAAACTGCGGTGCGCGTCGCCTTGCATCGCGGCCTCTCGGCCATTGCCAAGCGGTTCGGGCGGACCTGA